The Candidatus Polarisedimenticolaceae bacterium genome segment GGTTCCCCGGGCATGAGCAGCAAGAAATCCAAATCCGAAGCCAAGCCGGATGCCGCGCGCCCGGCGCCGCGCCACGGCGCGACGTACGAGCGTGCCGTGGCCGAGTTCGAGCATGCGCTCGGCCTGCTTCACCAGGGGCGTCCCGCCGACGCGCTCGCGAAGTTCCGCGCCCTCGCCGCCGAACACGACGAGGAGCTCGGCCTCGCCGAGCGCGCGCGCGGGTTCATCGCCGTCTGCGAACGGCGCACCGCCGGCCCCGCGACGCTTCCGCAGACCCACGAGGCGTTGTACCTCGAAGGGGTGGCCGCCTCCAACGCGGGCCGCCTCGACGAGGCCCT includes the following:
- a CDS encoding tetratricopeptide repeat protein, giving the protein MSSKKSKSEAKPDAARPAPRHGATYERAVAEFEHALGLLHQGRPADALAKFRALAAEHDEELGLAERARGFIAVCERRTAGPATLPQTHEALYLEGVAASNAGRLDEALKMLDRAVEMRPQEAAYLYARASVRALQGAADAAAGDLRRAIQLDGKLRFQALNDPDFEKVRDEASFIDVIEPTPTGA